In Coffea eugenioides isolate CCC68of unplaced genomic scaffold, Ceug_1.0 ScVebR1_127;HRSCAF=546, whole genome shotgun sequence, the following are encoded in one genomic region:
- the LOC113755182 gene encoding uncharacterized protein LOC113755182 — protein MAPPPTYPYGIFARYNPQAVYAYHSGAPGHSTVDCKALKHRIQDMIEAGEIVIRKREAQGPNINRNPLPEHTNIIGVILDDAEYEEQVQKLAREVEVFGVTDQPFVIDVSFEEDKRSFILDLTLAESETLEPVVIEFPEQEPVLSLQRVPWNYDKPIIQIGEKSVAKEEVSVVTRSGRIASPFGATVPIQTNKPELPAKPTITEKEVLNFLKRLQRSEYNVVEKLSKSPAQISMLDLLFSSDMHRDALLEVLTKAQIPKDISVANFSHIVGSVLFTKQITFSDDELPAEGIGHNKALYIAVRCNGKMLPKMLIDNESALNICPWSTLKKLGLQDINLRPSGTIVRGFDGAQREPIGEVDLVVEMGPAQFQIACQVMHFPSVYNVLLGRPWIHKSGAVPSSLHQLLKFIVNDKLITIFAEEDCLVIANSGSKEDGSRNATVTPHSTADIVSECKGVEKEGRQKAFDIPPLHYTFPRPIEVITSEINPVDEIETSLTQLFVGATFEDSFPEAEFSNIPEGSISNWTAEFLPIQKEFR, from the exons ATGGCACCCCCTCCGACCTATCCATATGGCATATTCGCTAGGTATAACCCACAAGCCGTCTAtgcttatcattcaggggcaCCCGGACATTCAACTGTTGATTGCAAGGCTCTTAAGCATAgaattcaagatatgattgaagcCGGAGAGATTGTAATCAGGAAAAGGGAGGCACAAGGGCCGAATATAAATAGGAACCCCTTGCCGGAACATACTAATATCATTGGGGTCATTCTGGACGACGCAGAGTATGAGGAGCAAGTCCAAAAATTGGCAAGAGAAGTTGAGgtgtttggggtcacagaccaaccATTTGTAATAGATGTGTCATTTGAGGAGGATAAAAGgtcttttattttggatcttACTCTAGCTGAGAGCGAGACTTTGGAGCCAGTGGTCATCGAATTCCCAGAGCAGGAGCCTGTTCTAAGTTTGCAGCGAGTGCCATGGAACTACGATAAACCTATCATACAAATTGGAGAAAAGTCAGTTGCCAAAGAAGAGGTGTCAGTGGTCACTAGATCAGGGAGGATTGCAAGTCCGTTTGGAGCTACCGTTCCGATTCAAACAAATAAACCTGAGCTGCCCGCTAAACCAACAATTACTGAGAAGGAAGTCTTGAattttcttaaaaggctccaAAGAAGCGAATATAATGTAGTCGAGAAGCTAAGCAAGTCGCCCGCCCAAATATCCATGTTGGATCTGCTCTTTTCTTCGGATATGCATAGGGATGCGTTGCTCGAAGTGTTGactaaagctcaaatccctaaggACATTTCAGTTGCTAATTTCTCACATATAGTTGGGAGTGtgttatttacaaaacaaatcacTTTCTCTGATGATGAATTACCGGCagaaggcattggacataacaaggctCTGTACATAGCTGTGAGGTGCAACGGAAAAATGTTGCCAAAGATGTTGATTGACAATGAATCTGCgcttaatatctgtccttggagTACCTTGAAAAAGCTAGGGTTGCAAGATATTAAcctgaggccttcagggaccatagttagaggttttgatggagcacaaAGAGAACCTATAGGAGAAGTGGATTTAGTAGTCGAGATGGGGCCCGCACAGTTTCAAATAGCCTGCCAAGTTatgcactttcctagtgtttacaaTGTTTTGCTTGGAAGGCCGTGGATTCATAAGTCCGGAGCTGTGCCTTCTTCATTGCATCAATTGTTGAAATTCATAGTAAATGACAAATTGATAACTATATTTGCCGAGGAAGATTGCCTCGTGATTGCTAATTCTGGGTCCAAAGAAGATGGTAGCCGAAACGCCACagtgacccctcatagcacaGCTGATATCGTCTCC GAATGCAAGGGAGTAGAGAAAGAAGGCAGGCAAAAGGCCTTTGATATTCCACCATTACATTATACTTTTCCACGACCAATCGAGGTGATCACGTCAGAGATTAACCCAGTTGACGAAATCGAAACTAGTTTGacccaattgttcgttggggcaacatttgaagacAGTTTCCCAGAGGCCGAGTTTTCCAACATCCCTGAAGGATCAATttccaattggacagccgagttcCTGCCCAttcagaaggagtttcggtaa